The DNA window GATTACCggttgaaatacgatcgattcgagttatagaacgtcgaaaacggacgagaaacggaaaccgcgcggCGAACCGTCGAGAACGAACGAGAGAAATAAAAATGGTTTTGGATGGCTTCTGGATACTTCATCTCTTACTGAtgaagttatatatatatggctAATTGTCgcttttggtccttgaactctttaacttaaaccaattctctattaaactttctattttaacttaaccattactttaactcaattacgtacgtattacttttatccaaataaataatacgattctaaaattattatttcccgtcaataatcctctaatttctattcttgaggctcaattggctaatttttattttagcccttaaacttcttaaaatttgcaaattaacccaaaacacatccgcgtccaaattttgaaaggtctccaattgacctgaaacttttatcacaatttctttaaaatgtttcgcggatcttggcgaaataattcttatctcgggatttataatttattttatattaatttccgaagttattTTCTGAATTCCCGCTAATCCTTTTAATAAGTATTATTCtttattcccgatataattaaattaaatccttcttaatttaatttatcggaattcacgacacgtggcacgacttaattattttaaaatatttggggtattacaaaaacattctccatgtctcgcatatattaattgtatatttttaaaatttatttaaatttagttaaattaattaaaaatttaaattagtgttaatttgattatggtttttagttagtttttaaaaataaaggacttatttgtacttttttgaataaaaaataatttaatttcatgtttagacttaattaattgaatgatttcatcatttaagtaaaaaaattaacaaaaattaaaatattggggtacaattgaaaacggaaaattcaaaagtgcgtaaaattgacaaattttcaacgtcggggtggggattgaaaaaaagtttaaaggtgaggggtttttgagtgattaggcctttaaaatatgatctctactatattaaaatatattattttgacttctaaaattaattaactactcattcattcatttttatatatatttttaactatcacaaataaataatcatcaataaaataaaaaggcacaacatgtatattatcgttcgatttaatattacttttttaattatttgatcagGGTACTTTTATCTATTCTCAAATctaaaaatatactccctccgtcccatttaagaagtctcatattctattttgggatgtcccatttaaaaagtcctattactatttttagaatagttttccattgaatatcccattttaccctattttaaaagagctctatggaaaattccactatcattattaggggcaaaacatgaaaaaacatgaaaagacaagaataattaatgttttcttaatctgtgtgtaaagtcaaatgggacttctaaagtgggacggagggagtatcatttttattaaaactatataatttggtcaatgatagaaaataatgaatatgtattgttcatatcaatttttaaaaaataatattaatattttttaaatatttgacaaattcatataatttttattaaaatatataagtaattttgtttttatctaaattgataattaatatatatagactaatatttttaatcaatattatttaattttataaaataattttaatgtttagtaattcaaagttaatacgaatataataatcaaattaaaaatagaataatatatatCTATAATTTCGGTTCTTCGGGTGTAAGTTTGGTACTTCGATTCGGTacagttcggtttggttttcggtacggttatttataaaagatccaAAATCGTACTAATAAAAGTTTCGGTACAATTCGGTTCGAGAAAAGTCAATGGTTATCGGATATTTTTTAGCCCTGGatatttttggttcggttttggaaATATCCAGAATCCGTGCATACCCCTATAAAGAACTAACAAATAAATCTAATGGATCTGCTAATTAAAGGAATTAAGCAGGTGAAAAAGGAAATAAGTAAGCAGTCATGAGTAGAGGAagcatgtaatttataaatcGATATAAGAAAGCAGGCATATTAATAAATCGAATGGTTAGCCAAATTGAATAGAGGAAGCAGGTAATTTGGCCACAATTAACGAATTTGGATGACCATTAAGTTTCTTTAAACACGTCAAGTCACCTTAGACAGTGTCTCGTTGGAGACATTTTATATCTTATTCGAAACACTGTTATAAAAAAACGAGGACAAAGCTAAATCTATTTCCTTAAAGatatcaaatatcaaatttccgTTCGAGGTACGagaaaaaataatagaagattaaattatttttaaaggaaGCAGCTCTGgtcaaatttgaaaaatttagaaaaaaaactcTAACAAACGACATCTCTGCAAAGGATCTCCTAAAATCACCAAGACAACGTCCGTGATTGTCAAATCGGAGATACTATCTTATTATCAACAAAATACCGATCACGATAAGTCTTTCCTTCttaaatctatttatttttttatcggttatttattttgatttcaaaatcaaaaagaaaataaattagtattttagtttaaatttcacTTTTCTATGGTTTTAGTGcataattatgcttttaaattgaaatttgataaatatacTACATAATTGGAAAAAGTCTACAAAAATAATGGACCACGGCAACCAAAAAGAGGCTTGGTCTAATAAGGCTCAAtcaaaaagaagaaatcaaaagaaaCACCAAAAAAAAACTCTCAAAAACCAGCGAACAACGCCCGAGAGGCAAAGAGCGAAGTAGCTCGATAGGCGAAGCCAAAGGCGAAACAAATATATTAATGAAGAGGAAGTTCTGATCAGGAGCGAAATAGGAGAAAAAGTTGCAAAAAGCTGCAAAGTCAATAAATTGTCCAagagaataaaattaaaagccTAATGTCGTGATGGATCAAATCACAAGGTTGATTGAAAACTAAGACATAAACATGAAGAAAGACAAACAATTGGCAGGAGCAAATAACTCAAAtctaataattacaaaaagaagAGATAAtccagaaaaagaaaataaagcgAGAGATGGTGGCAATGGGACTCATGCAAGGAATAAAAGAACATAGGAAGCACAACAAAATCGGTGGCAAACAAAGCAAAAAACCTAAATGTTGAAGGAAGAGAAAGGAAATCAAAGAAATTTTACCCAGACAAGaatgaaaatggaaaaataaatcaatgaaAAAAACACCACTCGAAATAATAGAGAGCGAAACGAtgcaaaaatgaagaaaaaactCAAGCAAAACAGACGAATAAATGAAAAAGGAAGAAGATCGCAAAAAGCACAATCAAACAAAGTAGGCTAATAATTACCCATGACCCctaactttaggggtaccttacgacaaaccccctgatctaaAACAACaatcagtaaaccccctgatctttgggACGACGCTTGCTAAACCCCTTTTGAACGAAAATACCCCTGACGCTgtcttttttggtcaactgacatTTAAAAAATTCTGACGGCGTCATGTGTTagttgacacgtcatcaaaacacaaaaaaaaattaaaatacccaaaacaccctaaattaCCCACAACCCAAACCactcaaaccaaatcaaaattcaaCCACCCAAACCAGCCATTCGAACCCTAACCACCACCCCACCCAACACCCGCCCCGCCCAATTTCGGTCGTCATCTCAGCTTTTTGACAGCGTTCATCTTCTCAAATGGATCTGAGAAGACGAACGCTTTGTCGTCTTCTCAGAGATCTGAGAAGACGCGTCGTTTTCTCAAATCCATTATTGAAACAGTTAAAATAGAGAGGTGGTCTTCTTCCGGCAAGGGCGCCCATATCGCTTCTGCTCTGACATCGTATTCTTGTACTTGTTAAATACTGATAAAATTTCTAAATGGATAGCACAACTTTTATAGTCCCAACTGAGCTTTTTGAGGCGATATTTAGGTCAATTTTTCACGGAGTTTTGGAGAAATTAGGGTAAATTAAAAAGGAATCATCGGAATTGCGATAATGCTGATTATGAAGGAGGATGGAAGACGGTGATGAATTCCGGCAAGAGGCGAGGAAAACACTGTGTTGACAATGGCGGCGGTAGAGAGAGTGGAGTTGCTTTTGGAAAAAGGAATAGTAACAGGTGGAGCTAGTTCTTGTATTGGAAAAGGGAATAGTGACAGAATTCGGAAGCAGCGTCAGGATGCTACACAAGAATAAAATCCTTAGTCAAGAAGTAACAAGAGAGACGGAGATGTGATTGCATACCCAGTTCCTGAGTGCATGTGCAAACACAACACACCACTTTTTTGAGCTAATCAAATGTACAAAGATACTCTGTTATAAGAAGTAGACAAGAAAGAGTAGGGGTGAGCTCGGTTCGGTTCCGTATGGAAAAGCCGAACCCGAACCAAACCACCCCTAttaaaccaaaaccaaacaccCCTACTTCGGTTCACAGATTTTTCGGTTCGGTAAAACGAAAATATCagttttttcggtttggttcggtcggttcaccagaaaaaagaaaaacaattttttttaaattgaactcaaattaaaatatacataaCAGCATAAATGAGAAGTTAATTACATTAAAcgattttatatgaattgttttacattttaatttaatatttaaaactaaaataatcaaTCATAAATCACCAGCAATAATTCTTCTGCTCCTGCAAAAAAAATGGAATAGGgtttaattaaaactaacaatcaaaatacaaaaacaaGATCAATTAAATTCTTAGATCCATGAAAATACCTTGAAAAAAAAACCATCGGTGGATGTAAGTGGCCGTTGATAGCAACCGGAGTGGTAAAGGCTCTAACAGCGGTAGCGGTGGCGGGCGGAGCGCAAAAGACCGGCGACAACTTACCAGAGGAGAGGATGAGCATCTCGTAGTGGTGTCTGGTGAGCATCTTAGTAAAAATGGATTTTAGATGAGAAATATTAGGTTTATTTGACTTGATTTATGTTTGATAAAGAAGAAAGATTGATATATTGGGAAAGAAAATAAGAGAGGAAAAAATGGGTAAGGGTTTGGTAAGACCATCTCCAAGGGAAGTTATCAAAATGGGAATTGATGACTCCCCATCTCCAAGGGAGTCACCAAAATGCATTTTGGTGACTCCCTCACACTCTCTTTCATCAAAAATGGTGAAGGAATTTTTCCTTCACCATTTCaatttttgaatataataatatggttaatttacattttaatacatataatttatagttttatttaattaattacttacttattaaataatttaacgagacaatgatataattttagtttttatgttgtgttaatttaaataaattaatgtaatgtttatattagtttttttattatgttaatttaaataaattaatataatgttcattttaaataattttaatataaattaaattttataaaatattcataattaaaaaaatatatagcaatttatttttaaaaatatgaataatattataattcgTACGAATATGAGCATAAATTAGTTTGTGGGTGTAATTGGTAAAAAGtgtataaaatgttaagaattaaaaatgattattatattaaaaagtaaaaaagtagTTTTTTTGGTGAGGAATTTGGTGATGACCATTGGAGTGGATTTGGTGAAAATTcaccaaattgaaaaatggtGAGGGAAAAATGGTGACTTCCCTTGGAGATGCCCTTAGGGAAAAATGGTAAGGGAGAGGAGATGAGGCGGCAGCAGTTAtggaaaattagggtttttggtTTTAAAGGGGGTATATATAGTATTGTGTATAAATGTCTAAAAGAACCCTCATAATTTATTTCGGTTTTTTCGATtcggttcggtcaccgaacctaaaaaccaaattaaaaccgaaaaccgaaaattttataaattttaaaccaaactaaAACATATTAACCACTatttttttcggttcggtttttttggtccaattcggtttggttaaacgatttggttcggtttttgctcccCTAAGAAAGAGACAAAGTCCCACATACCATTGTATTAAAAAATCTCAACCAGAAATCCCCACAGAGTATTTGACTTCATAGATTTTGAAAATAGATGGATGCCTTATCATACATGTATGGATATCATATCAGAGCTCTTACTGCTGCAGTTATCACCTTCATTACCAGTCATAAATCTGCAAGCATCTAAACTGCAAAAATACTCCGTTTCATCTCTAATTCCTCTAGGCAGTGCGTCTTCAGCTTCAAAGCAAGCGATAAAacctaaaaaaatgaaatcagaAAACTGAATGTGAAAAATAAATCATTCAAAGATGTTTAACAAATCAAAGAAAGATGActcattaccaaacaaatattataaacagGACTAGTCTAAAGTTTAACAGAAATGTTCCCCTGAAATTATATTGGGAGATCTTGGGTTGGTGAATATCTATCAGTATAAGAGACAAAACAAGAGCATATGATATCAATGCGCAATTTTCGATCATGTCTCCGACTCTTTGTGTCTTTTATTTTCAGTATAATTGTATATACAAATTACTAAAGCCAGTCTTCAATAAGTCGACACCAAAACTGTCATAATGGGACCAATACACTAGTTGAATAAACCAAAACAATTTAATGACACCGAAATGTACATACCtaaatcaatgaagattgaggAGGGTGCTTGGTGAAGTCCTTGAGAACAATAAAGCTGGGAGTGTAAAGGAAGACAAAATGTTTGCCTCCGAATATTAATCTGCCTTTGACCATTTTAAAGATGACTTCCAATTTTCCATCTTGAAGATTATAACTGAGGAGCATAGTAGGGAATCCAAGAAATACAATATCAGCACTTGGATGAATAGCATAGGGCATAAAATTTGTAGAGATACCATCCTTGCACAGTTCTCTAACTTGGGGACTTAAAGACATCAAATGACTAATTGAAAGACAGTGCTTCAATCTCCAAAAACAGTTCTCAAGAATCCAAAAACAAAACTTGGATTTGGAAGAATCATGATTGGCATAATATAATTGCCCTTTGGAAAGGCCAATAAAGCCAAACTTGTATTTAGAATAAGCAACAGGCAGCTGAATGGCCTTAGCAATAAGATTGTCCAAGTCAAAACAAAGGAGATACTCCGACATAGATTGCATGTATAGCTTTCCATTCAAATAAACAGTGCGCACAATGTACTCAACAGAACTAAAAACCGATTGTTCAATGCGTAACTTTTGCTTCACCCAGTTTCCAGTGGCTGAAGAGAATACATCGAGATCTATAAAGCCACAACCGGCCTTTAAATCAGGAAACCGGATAATTTTGTAGTGTGGCGAcatgaaattttcaaaaacaagCGAAGCAACATAAGATCTATATTTGCGTTGGACATAAGGAACAGCAATGCACTGCTTGGTAGTTGGGTTGCAGACGTAATAGCGACCATCagctgaaaaaaataaaagcaagcCGTTGCAAGCATCATGCAGTTTAAAGGGTCTGTGTGGTAAGAGTACAGTACAAGATCTGAGAAAACCTGAACAATTGTTATCACAATAACGACCTTGTGGATAAGAAACATAGGCTCTATCATAAACGGAAGTTTTTTTGCATacaaaaatgaacaaaaaaccAGAAGGGATAGCGGATGAAATGCGAGAGATGTTGGGGGCACAAACATTAGAGATGAGGTTGTACCAGCCTTTTGAAACCCTCTTACATTGCATCAGACTCTTCACCGGAAGTCTACACAGAATTTCAACTACTAAATCCTCGCTTAGTCTATCATCCATTATTTTTTACTCAACGAAAAACATACATACTTAGGATATTAAATAAGGACACAGGGAATCCATATAGCACAAGGATTAAGAATACATATAGTTTCCTAAATGGAAAAGGAACAGACTTTATTCTCTAATTTAACTAAGAAGGAAATTAATTTACATAATCATGATGGGAAGATACCTAATTCTCTGAATTGGGGAAATTGACAAGGAAAAGACTTCAACCCAATTGAAAGAAACAAGGGTTTGGCatggaataaaattaaaaaagataataaGTTATAAGTTATAAGAGGAATTCAGGCAGCATCGCCCCATCAAAAACATCCAAACTTTACTCTTTCCAAATTCAGTTTCGCACCTCGTCGTCGTTGGGAGAGGGATGAAGCAGCAACCATAATTTCTCTCTTTCCCTTGTAATTTTGGGTAGAATAATAAACTAGGCTTAAAAAACTAAGTCAAAAGGTACAATAAAACACTTGTAATTTTCATAAATGTACAGATCAACTCTTTTACTTTTAATGGTTataataaagttttttttttttattttcaaatataacaaataacccctttcttTCAACACAATTAGAAACATTCGTGAATGACTGACACGtctttcataatcatataaaaaaaattaaaaataattttaatgtttaaaatatttatcaaaagtctgagggggtaagtgtcccaaaagttaACTAAAAGAGcttatttgtttaatatttttaaaacaacgagggtttaattgtttaattttaaaatatgagggtttgattttgtcaaaaaataatagggctgatttgtacttttgagaAAAGTCAAGGGTTTTTTTTGTACATTATGtcataaactaataaaaactacatattaataattttaacaaattaatataaatattttattcaaatttgtaatttttatttagctAAGTATTTTATATGAGTTGGAtaacttatttattaaaaatttaaatataaataaaatattaaatggctaaaaagataaaaaaaaaaattaagtaggCATAAACTTAAACTTCAAAAACATATCTATCAAACTTCTATtcaaaagataaacaaattaattcgCAAATGCCGAATATCTTTGATGATGCAATATCATGCGTGAATATCCTTCACAATCACCAATTCTTCTGAAATAGAGAACGCTCGTTGAACAAGCGCATGCGGGTTCTTTTATCACTTCTACTGGTCGTGTGCTTGCGCATTGCGTGAAATcaataaaatgtttattttttcatattaccagttagatgatttgataaaataaatgaatagtgattttttgaaaagaatatggtaaaatatataataccatTTACTTCATATACAAGTTATTATTatcacatttcacatttttttcgaTTTAGGCACAATTTGAAAAAATGTGTTACaacaatatttataaatttttttagaaaatggtTAGTGGTTTTTGTGTGAGCGTTCCAGAAATTATACAAATtagagattttaaaattaaatcaagcGAATATAGCAGTTTTTAATGTAATCTTTCGAATATCCGAATTGTATCCCAACCTCTTATTTgtgaaaaaagaagaagttttTAAAGGATCTTAAAAAACCCTTAAGAATTCTTAAATAAATCTActaatatcatttaaaattaaaaaaagagcttttgtatttgaaaaaaatttaaattgacaCCATAATtattgtataaaaaataatgttgaaaaacaaaattaaactaagAAAAACGTGAATTGCAGTACATATAAATTCACGGAACAAAaattttttaggtagactcaattcaccacgtcatccgtagactaagtcTATCGCATTacgacatgtcattaaaatgatggtaatcttgtaaattcatttgttatttatttacacatttgaataggaAAATTACAAGATTGTCAACATTTTAATGACGTCTCTTACAGAACCAATGATTTTGACTTTGCTTTATCTTTGAAAGTTTTTGAGTTCTTTGTTGATTTTGTTGGGATTaatcattatcttattttacttttataacaTTTCCTCATAAAAATGCCAGATTCTTCTTCTCAACTGCCTacattttccaattttttccttttataaaaaaactaacattttaataaattatcattGTACGTGTTAAAATTAAAGATCATGGCCTCATGCAAATTATAAATCATGTGTTATTTAGTTCTATTGAACttctgaattttttaaattttgatgtaAATAATGTCCTCTATATATGAATAGTAATAGTAAAGTCATTATACAAATATTATCTTAACCAAAATTAAATCCAACTCATAAATTATCTttttcttcaatatcttttatCATCTTTTTCTTCAAGATCTTTATCGGATGTGGAAGATGACAAGCTTGGAATGTCCAAGAGTGTGATGGTGCCGTTATCGGCGTGTGaacggagcggggttcgggggccgctcacCCAaagcttatggctgacttctcgatctggaaatggtttgaaaaatggagtcggcacctagttcaactaggaaatgccttttaaccaattagatagccttactcgcctccggtaagactatcgagcatcggaccaaagacaagggttcgtggaccttcCCGAgtctcttgtgcttggcttatcagttaccggctttatttactggacatattcgtattatatctcatctcgacaatatatgcagttcacaagatatgaaagctgtaaataaacagtgatgaaagcagtaaacacgtttgacgcgcatatgactcaatctggactagcatttgaggcaattagcaggtactcctaagcatacatctaatcttagaggtttctagcaaataacataagtctggctggtctggatattttacatgtaCAAAGCCTAAATACAGATGTATAaatgtgattgatttattttattaggtgatcttgaaaaacctatacaaccatttACTGCATTTTCGCTTTAGTtttacgatgtctaagtgatgagctggaattgcattaatgggccaattttaggtgattagtcctttaaccagttattatttgatttggatgcttttggaaagcgataAACAATATGAGCATACACAAGGGCAGTTGGacatacatacaaggttaggaatacttttaaacctcgttgactttgagtgtctggcactcgcgcgggttttgagcATTGGTCTGGCCGGAATGGGCTCTCGGTCAAATCATGGAATTTGACTGTGTCGTCGATACAAATCCACTGGTTTAAACCGGAGTTGATTCAGAGTCCGGTTGAACCCGAATATTGGTCTGGAAGTTACTGGTCAAGTCGGATCTGATTCGATGGGCCCGGTTGACTGGGCAGATTACAATAACGGGCTTCGAGGCCCTAAAAACATCGGGTTAAGGCTATTTACTATTACAAACAGGTCctacaactaaaaaaatatttttggaatcAAACTGAGCCTAATTCGGAACCCGGATGAGCCCGAAGACGCGTATAGAAGTTTGGATCGAAGCTAGAAGGATTTGGAAAGTGATTCTGAGAAGATGAGGATGAAGAACACGACGCCGGCAGGTTGGTGTGGCGGCGGCGCCAACTTATTCTGGCAGCGTCGCCGGTTTCAGTGGCAGCGGCACCGGTTCGTCGGCAGGTTCAGAGCTCGtattgttttgcttcgttctcactcgtttcaactCCGTTTTTCATGAAAAAGTAGTTAAAAgcgcataaaatcgaacaaggaattcAAAAACCACATAATCGGAGTGTTTAAATCTCATCTAGGCAAAAAGTTATTTATTGACAGCACGTAcgtttttcaaattttcatatCAAAACAAGCTAAAATCTCCTAGAAACATGATTTCCAAGAGCTATAGATTAACCGGGTTTATGTATTTGAGTTTTAACATGATTAATTACATAAATTTAACATGTCTATCATCGAATTTCGTGGCAATTTATTGAAAGCATCGATTTAGTTAACATGACAATTTTAATGGAAAAAGTATTGAAACTATCCAAACATGCATCATAAGCACATAATTACAGCAATCATGACAATTTTACACATATTTATGGCAAAAGAACATAATAAGAGGAtcctcagaattaccggtctgagtccttggctcgtttgccaACGAAGTTGATGTGGAATCCGGCTTCGAATCTGGTGCTTGcgctgcgttcttggagaattaccACGTACTAGGGTGTTTCAAGACTggatttgtgtgtgtgtgtgtgttgtgATTTCGGGTTTGCTATTCTAGGGTGGTGGCCTGAATTCTGCTTAGtattttctagg is part of the Mercurialis annua linkage group LG3, ddMerAnnu1.2, whole genome shotgun sequence genome and encodes:
- the LOC126672093 gene encoding F-box protein At2g23160-like: MDDRLSEDLVVEILCRLPVKSLMQCKRVSKGWYNLISNVCAPNISRISSAIPSGFLFIFVCKKTSVYDRAYVSYPQGRYCDNNCSGFLRSCTVLLPHRPFKLHDACNGLLLFFSADGRYYVCNPTTKQCIAVPYVQRKYRSYVASLVFENFMSPHYKIIRFPDLKAGCGFIDLDVFSSATGNWVKQKLRIEQSVFSSVEYIVRTVYLNGKLYMQSMSEYLLCFDLDNLIAKAIQLPVAYSKYKFGFIGLSKGQLYYANHDSSKSKFCFWILENCFWRLKHCLSISHLMSLSPQVRELCKDGISTNFMPYAIHPSADIVFLGFPTMLLSYNLQDGKLEVIFKMVKGRLIFGGKHFVFLYTPSFIVLKDFTKHPPQSSLI